One window from the genome of Penaeus monodon isolate SGIC_2016 chromosome 4, NSTDA_Pmon_1, whole genome shotgun sequence encodes:
- the LOC119570027 gene encoding transcription elongation factor B polypeptide 3-like isoform X1: protein MSNVAEQIALYQRKLEKYADTGETDKLLYYIHKLKYLQVTVSHLEETGVGRSVNALRHHSGLVGDKARALVNKWKMMVTAEEEEEEEEEEEEDDRQRGDHTEEDRGGGRLNVQRSEREEEDDEGAVAEPDDEIREEEDEEDRLQIEECGDIADDYEDEVDSGTYGYGQQSSPAGGENSNGYNPYTSQKDYQLLSGSSGVSTEYHPSSMDAKASSYSSPEGSSGPSWKEASPSISADRRNGSSSSKSSSKKNSKEDKDRHREKERHKEREKERSRDTSGGHEKDRKKDHKEKHKDKHRDKDRDKSHKDKHRDKDRSSDRPKEESRREESADGQREEKDRGKKKDVLNGFSTPEIEKRSAGKHESRDGAKRNVDEKRKEKSEKSSHGKLESTSKESSREKEGRDRHDTSKEGTREKESSSKESNRDRDRRKEEKHRDKHRDSSKRDRDKSDREPKIDHREIDEGSESDRKDLSKKKKSKKHDMSEGLDFGAALMGLESPVKKKKKKKKKDSQKDRESSDEGQPSSSKSSNKRMLSDGGGLPDAKKQRLLAKPPTLPSLPSSISLPPEEPLLPEITPNYKPLPRLQLKDDPMEHMSSKMTEEEALNIMFQSKNNRRSKMYSGKVTGLAYVPTLYEACIRVLQENIDALEFTGGIPFEILQPVLERASPQQLITLEDYNSYLLEDTDVLWETHCKRDFKNKKLEEMETWREMWIRCFDERERKLKNLTQKLGQKFVSKAEPKRTTKLAFVNTACKVPKNVARAQAKYGTAVASSSAAKPGKANEVAARKTAMQNAQKAERAAANPPRPTAAKNKKVAPLMAKTRQFFKKAFRR, encoded by the exons ATGTCCAACGTTGCAGAACAGATTGCTCTCTATCAGAGGAAATTGGAGAAATATGCCGACACGGGGGAGACAGATAAG CTGTTGTACTACATCCATAAGCTGAAATATCTGCAAGTGACAGTCAGCCACCTTGAAGAAACAGGGGTGGGAAGATCTGTCAATGCTCTTCGACATCATTCGGGTCTCGTAGGGGACAAGGCGAGAGCACTTGTCAACAAATGGAAGATGATGGTGActgcagaagaggaggaggaggaggaagaggaggaggaggaggatgatagacAGAGGGGAGATCACACAGAAGAAGatagg ggaggaggaagattaaaTGTACAGCGGtctgaaagagaggaggaagatgatgaaggagcTGTAGCAGAGCCAGATGATGAAatcagggaagaggaggatgaagaagacagACTCCAAATTGAAGAGTGTGGGGACATTGCAGACGACTATGAGGATGAGGTGGACTCAGGAACCTATGGCTATGGCCAGCAGAGCTCTCCTGCAGGTGGGGAAAACAGCAATGGGTACAACCCCTACACATCACAGAAAGACTACCAGTTACTCAGTGGTAGCTCAGGAGTCTCAACTGAATATCATCCCTCCAGTATGGATGCCAAGGCCTCCAGTTACAGCTCCCCAGAAGGCTCATCAGGACCCAGCTGGAAAGAGGCATCTCCAAGCATATCTGCAGATAGGAGGAATGGTAGCAGTTCCAGCAAGTCCTCGTCAAAAAAGAATAGTAAAGAGGACAAAGATCGgcatagggagaaagagagacacaaggaaagggagaaggagagaagtagggATACCTCAGGAGGCcatgaaaaagacagaaaaaaggatcacaaggaaaaacacaaagacaaacacagagataAGGATAGAGACAAATCTCACAAAGATAAACACAGGGACAAAGATAGAAGTAGTGATAGGCCTAAAGAAGAgtcaagaagagaggagagtgcagatggacaaagagaagaaaaagacagaggaaagaagaaagatgtgCTCAATGGCTTTAGTACCccggaaatagaaaaaagatcaGCTGGAAAGCATGAAAGCAGAGACGGTGCAAAAAGAAATGTGgacgaaaaacgaaaagagaaaagtgaaaagagtaGTCATGGGAAATTAGAGAGTACAAGTAAAGAAAGttcaagagaaaaagagggacggGATAGACATGATACAAGTAAAGAGGGTACTCGAGAAAAGGAGAGCTCTAGTAAAGAGAGCAATAGGgacagagatagaagaaaagaggagaaacacaGGGACAAACATAGAGACAGCAGCAAAAGAGATAGGGACAAAAGTGATAGGGAACCAAAAATTGACCATAGAGAAATAGACGAAGGTTCAGAAAGTGACAGAAAAGATctgagtaagaagaagaaaagcaaaaagcatGATATGAGTGAAGGACTAGACTTCGGTGCAGCTTTGATGG gCTTAGAATCaccagtgaaaaagaaaaagaagaaaaagaaaaaagactcacAGAAAGACAGGGAAAGTTCAGATGAGGGACAGCCATCCTCAAGCAAGTCATCTAATAAGAGAATGCTATCTGATGGGGGAGGTTTACCAGATGCTAAGAAG CAAAGATTATTGGCAAAGCCACCAACCTTACCCTCCCTGCCGTCCTCAATAAGTCTGCCGCCAGAGgagcccttgcttccagagataACACCCAATTACAAGCCACTGCCAAGACTTCAGTTAAAAGATGATCCAATGGAACACATGTCCTCCAAGATGACTGAAGAGGAGGCCCTAAATATCATGTTTCAGTCAAAGAATAACAG ACGTAGTAAAATGTACTCAGGGAAAGTAACTGGATTGGCCTATGTGCCAACACTGTATGAAGCCTGCATCAGAGTCTTACAAGAAAATATTGATG CTCTTGAGTTTACTGGTGGAATTCCCTTTGAGATTCTGCAACCAGTTCTAGAGCGAGCATCTCCACAACAGCTTATAACTCTTGAAGATTATAATTCATACTTATTAGAGGATACAGATGTGTTATGGGAAACCCACTGTAAAAGAGATTTCAAGAACAAA AAATTAGAAGAGATGGAAACCTGGAGAGAGATGTGGATTCGGTGCTTTGATGAACGTGAAAGGAAGCTGAAGAACTTGACTCAGAAGTTAGGCCAAAAGTTTGTTTCCAAAGCTGAACCAAAGCGTACAACCAAATTGGCTTTTGTGAACACTGCATGCAAAGTGCCAAAGAATGTTGCACGTGCTCAG GCAAAGTATGGGACAGCAGTTGCATCGAGCTCTGCAGCAAAACCAGGGAAGGCCAATGAGGTGGCAGCCAGAAAAACGGCAATGCAGAATGCACAAAAAGCAGAAAGAGCAGCAGCAAATCCTCCTCGTCCTACAGCAG CTAAGAACAAGAAGGTAGCACCCCTTATGGCCAAGACGCGACAGTTCTTCAAGAAAGCGTTCCGACGTTGA
- the LOC119570027 gene encoding transcription elongation factor B polypeptide 3-like isoform X2: protein MMVTAEEEEEEEEEEEEDDRQRGDHTEEDRGGGRLNVQRSEREEEDDEGAVAEPDDEIREEEDEEDRLQIEECGDIADDYEDEVDSGTYGYGQQSSPAGGENSNGYNPYTSQKDYQLLSGSSGVSTEYHPSSMDAKASSYSSPEGSSGPSWKEASPSISADRRNGSSSSKSSSKKNSKEDKDRHREKERHKEREKERSRDTSGGHEKDRKKDHKEKHKDKHRDKDRDKSHKDKHRDKDRSSDRPKEESRREESADGQREEKDRGKKKDVLNGFSTPEIEKRSAGKHESRDGAKRNVDEKRKEKSEKSSHGKLESTSKESSREKEGRDRHDTSKEGTREKESSSKESNRDRDRRKEEKHRDKHRDSSKRDRDKSDREPKIDHREIDEGSESDRKDLSKKKKSKKHDMSEGLDFGAALMGLESPVKKKKKKKKKDSQKDRESSDEGQPSSSKSSNKRMLSDGGGLPDAKKQRLLAKPPTLPSLPSSISLPPEEPLLPEITPNYKPLPRLQLKDDPMEHMSSKMTEEEALNIMFQSKNNRRSKMYSGKVTGLAYVPTLYEACIRVLQENIDALEFTGGIPFEILQPVLERASPQQLITLEDYNSYLLEDTDVLWETHCKRDFKNKKLEEMETWREMWIRCFDERERKLKNLTQKLGQKFVSKAEPKRTTKLAFVNTACKVPKNVARAQAKYGTAVASSSAAKPGKANEVAARKTAMQNAQKAERAAANPPRPTAAKNKKVAPLMAKTRQFFKKAFRR, encoded by the exons ATGATGGTGActgcagaagaggaggaggaggaggaagaggaggaggaggaggatgatagacAGAGGGGAGATCACACAGAAGAAGatagg ggaggaggaagattaaaTGTACAGCGGtctgaaagagaggaggaagatgatgaaggagcTGTAGCAGAGCCAGATGATGAAatcagggaagaggaggatgaagaagacagACTCCAAATTGAAGAGTGTGGGGACATTGCAGACGACTATGAGGATGAGGTGGACTCAGGAACCTATGGCTATGGCCAGCAGAGCTCTCCTGCAGGTGGGGAAAACAGCAATGGGTACAACCCCTACACATCACAGAAAGACTACCAGTTACTCAGTGGTAGCTCAGGAGTCTCAACTGAATATCATCCCTCCAGTATGGATGCCAAGGCCTCCAGTTACAGCTCCCCAGAAGGCTCATCAGGACCCAGCTGGAAAGAGGCATCTCCAAGCATATCTGCAGATAGGAGGAATGGTAGCAGTTCCAGCAAGTCCTCGTCAAAAAAGAATAGTAAAGAGGACAAAGATCGgcatagggagaaagagagacacaaggaaagggagaaggagagaagtagggATACCTCAGGAGGCcatgaaaaagacagaaaaaaggatcacaaggaaaaacacaaagacaaacacagagataAGGATAGAGACAAATCTCACAAAGATAAACACAGGGACAAAGATAGAAGTAGTGATAGGCCTAAAGAAGAgtcaagaagagaggagagtgcagatggacaaagagaagaaaaagacagaggaaagaagaaagatgtgCTCAATGGCTTTAGTACCccggaaatagaaaaaagatcaGCTGGAAAGCATGAAAGCAGAGACGGTGCAAAAAGAAATGTGgacgaaaaacgaaaagagaaaagtgaaaagagtaGTCATGGGAAATTAGAGAGTACAAGTAAAGAAAGttcaagagaaaaagagggacggGATAGACATGATACAAGTAAAGAGGGTACTCGAGAAAAGGAGAGCTCTAGTAAAGAGAGCAATAGGgacagagatagaagaaaagaggagaaacacaGGGACAAACATAGAGACAGCAGCAAAAGAGATAGGGACAAAAGTGATAGGGAACCAAAAATTGACCATAGAGAAATAGACGAAGGTTCAGAAAGTGACAGAAAAGATctgagtaagaagaagaaaagcaaaaagcatGATATGAGTGAAGGACTAGACTTCGGTGCAGCTTTGATGG gCTTAGAATCaccagtgaaaaagaaaaagaagaaaaagaaaaaagactcacAGAAAGACAGGGAAAGTTCAGATGAGGGACAGCCATCCTCAAGCAAGTCATCTAATAAGAGAATGCTATCTGATGGGGGAGGTTTACCAGATGCTAAGAAG CAAAGATTATTGGCAAAGCCACCAACCTTACCCTCCCTGCCGTCCTCAATAAGTCTGCCGCCAGAGgagcccttgcttccagagataACACCCAATTACAAGCCACTGCCAAGACTTCAGTTAAAAGATGATCCAATGGAACACATGTCCTCCAAGATGACTGAAGAGGAGGCCCTAAATATCATGTTTCAGTCAAAGAATAACAG ACGTAGTAAAATGTACTCAGGGAAAGTAACTGGATTGGCCTATGTGCCAACACTGTATGAAGCCTGCATCAGAGTCTTACAAGAAAATATTGATG CTCTTGAGTTTACTGGTGGAATTCCCTTTGAGATTCTGCAACCAGTTCTAGAGCGAGCATCTCCACAACAGCTTATAACTCTTGAAGATTATAATTCATACTTATTAGAGGATACAGATGTGTTATGGGAAACCCACTGTAAAAGAGATTTCAAGAACAAA AAATTAGAAGAGATGGAAACCTGGAGAGAGATGTGGATTCGGTGCTTTGATGAACGTGAAAGGAAGCTGAAGAACTTGACTCAGAAGTTAGGCCAAAAGTTTGTTTCCAAAGCTGAACCAAAGCGTACAACCAAATTGGCTTTTGTGAACACTGCATGCAAAGTGCCAAAGAATGTTGCACGTGCTCAG GCAAAGTATGGGACAGCAGTTGCATCGAGCTCTGCAGCAAAACCAGGGAAGGCCAATGAGGTGGCAGCCAGAAAAACGGCAATGCAGAATGCACAAAAAGCAGAAAGAGCAGCAGCAAATCCTCCTCGTCCTACAGCAG CTAAGAACAAGAAGGTAGCACCCCTTATGGCCAAGACGCGACAGTTCTTCAAGAAAGCGTTCCGACGTTGA
- the LOC119570027 gene encoding transcription elongation factor B polypeptide 3-like isoform X3, whose product MSNVAEQIALYQRKLEKYADTGETDKLLYYIHKLKYLQVTVSHLEETGVGRSVNALRHHSGLVGDKARALVNKWKMMVTAEEEEEEEEEEEEDDRQRGDHTEEDRGGGRLNVQRSEREEEDDEGAVAEPDDEIREEEDEEDRLQIEECGDIADDYEDEVDSGTYGYGQQSSPAGGENSNGYNPYTSQKDYQLLSGSSGVSTEYHPSSMDAKASSYSSPEGSSGPSWKEASPSISADRRNGSSSSKSSSKKNSKEDKDRHREKERHKEREKERSRDTSGGHEKDRKKDHKEKHKDKHRDKDRDKSHKDKHRDKDRSSDRPKEESRREESADGQREEKDRGKKKDVLNGFSTPEIEKRSAGKHESRDGAKRNVDEKRKEKSEKSSHGKLESTSKESSREKEGRDRHDTSKEGTREKESSSKESNRDRDRRKEEKHRDKHRDSSKRDRDKSDREPKIDHREIDEGSESDRKDLSKKKKSKKHDMSEGLDFGAALMGLESPVKKKKKKKKKDSQKDRESSDEGQPSSSKSSNKRMLSDGGGLPDAKKQRLLAKPPTLPSLPSSISLPPEEPLLPEITPNYKPLPRLQLKDDPMEHMSSKMTEEEALNIMFQSKNNRRSKMYSGKVTGLAYVPTLYEACIRVLQENIDALEFTGGIPFEILQPVLERASPQQLITLEDYNSYLLEDTDVLWETHCKRDFKNKVKIRRDGNLERDVDSVL is encoded by the exons ATGTCCAACGTTGCAGAACAGATTGCTCTCTATCAGAGGAAATTGGAGAAATATGCCGACACGGGGGAGACAGATAAG CTGTTGTACTACATCCATAAGCTGAAATATCTGCAAGTGACAGTCAGCCACCTTGAAGAAACAGGGGTGGGAAGATCTGTCAATGCTCTTCGACATCATTCGGGTCTCGTAGGGGACAAGGCGAGAGCACTTGTCAACAAATGGAAGATGATGGTGActgcagaagaggaggaggaggaggaagaggaggaggaggaggatgatagacAGAGGGGAGATCACACAGAAGAAGatagg ggaggaggaagattaaaTGTACAGCGGtctgaaagagaggaggaagatgatgaaggagcTGTAGCAGAGCCAGATGATGAAatcagggaagaggaggatgaagaagacagACTCCAAATTGAAGAGTGTGGGGACATTGCAGACGACTATGAGGATGAGGTGGACTCAGGAACCTATGGCTATGGCCAGCAGAGCTCTCCTGCAGGTGGGGAAAACAGCAATGGGTACAACCCCTACACATCACAGAAAGACTACCAGTTACTCAGTGGTAGCTCAGGAGTCTCAACTGAATATCATCCCTCCAGTATGGATGCCAAGGCCTCCAGTTACAGCTCCCCAGAAGGCTCATCAGGACCCAGCTGGAAAGAGGCATCTCCAAGCATATCTGCAGATAGGAGGAATGGTAGCAGTTCCAGCAAGTCCTCGTCAAAAAAGAATAGTAAAGAGGACAAAGATCGgcatagggagaaagagagacacaaggaaagggagaaggagagaagtagggATACCTCAGGAGGCcatgaaaaagacagaaaaaaggatcacaaggaaaaacacaaagacaaacacagagataAGGATAGAGACAAATCTCACAAAGATAAACACAGGGACAAAGATAGAAGTAGTGATAGGCCTAAAGAAGAgtcaagaagagaggagagtgcagatggacaaagagaagaaaaagacagaggaaagaagaaagatgtgCTCAATGGCTTTAGTACCccggaaatagaaaaaagatcaGCTGGAAAGCATGAAAGCAGAGACGGTGCAAAAAGAAATGTGgacgaaaaacgaaaagagaaaagtgaaaagagtaGTCATGGGAAATTAGAGAGTACAAGTAAAGAAAGttcaagagaaaaagagggacggGATAGACATGATACAAGTAAAGAGGGTACTCGAGAAAAGGAGAGCTCTAGTAAAGAGAGCAATAGGgacagagatagaagaaaagaggagaaacacaGGGACAAACATAGAGACAGCAGCAAAAGAGATAGGGACAAAAGTGATAGGGAACCAAAAATTGACCATAGAGAAATAGACGAAGGTTCAGAAAGTGACAGAAAAGATctgagtaagaagaagaaaagcaaaaagcatGATATGAGTGAAGGACTAGACTTCGGTGCAGCTTTGATGG gCTTAGAATCaccagtgaaaaagaaaaagaagaaaaagaaaaaagactcacAGAAAGACAGGGAAAGTTCAGATGAGGGACAGCCATCCTCAAGCAAGTCATCTAATAAGAGAATGCTATCTGATGGGGGAGGTTTACCAGATGCTAAGAAG CAAAGATTATTGGCAAAGCCACCAACCTTACCCTCCCTGCCGTCCTCAATAAGTCTGCCGCCAGAGgagcccttgcttccagagataACACCCAATTACAAGCCACTGCCAAGACTTCAGTTAAAAGATGATCCAATGGAACACATGTCCTCCAAGATGACTGAAGAGGAGGCCCTAAATATCATGTTTCAGTCAAAGAATAACAG ACGTAGTAAAATGTACTCAGGGAAAGTAACTGGATTGGCCTATGTGCCAACACTGTATGAAGCCTGCATCAGAGTCTTACAAGAAAATATTGATG CTCTTGAGTTTACTGGTGGAATTCCCTTTGAGATTCTGCAACCAGTTCTAGAGCGAGCATCTCCACAACAGCTTATAACTCTTGAAGATTATAATTCATACTTATTAGAGGATACAGATGTGTTATGGGAAACCCACTGTAAAAGAGATTTCAAGAACAAAGTAA AAATTAGAAGAGATGGAAACCTGGAGAGAGATGTGGATTCGGTGCTTTGA